The Tenacibaculum jejuense genome includes a window with the following:
- a CDS encoding LodA/GoxA family CTQ-dependent oxidase produces MKLRIYPSIGIARLGNGPTNKKDVVFTPEVPWANLYEENLEFHTKDGALKKQAQRFYIYECDDNGKPIQKIDPASCDIEWTVEVANKKPFWYDFNNSLDLSVNTDNHNLSPNFFTEKIAPGISTSRRNPNVLNEQLINGKDYDYRKELVNSPAPTTITSKNTSPVALGGKFPFPLEGQNNSFIAKAMNLNARDVNLGAIEYDEGSLIFYPGDGISAALNPSDLNTDFADNSNWYDDICDGKVTAKVTMNGTTYELNDADSAAWVASAPPDYAPQIQPLATMYDLICGIANESFTTDFSLIFPVLYRLYRMQWVNLSDFLAPSFRETIDELTTEEFKALYSNSEAAQPVRNKIFQLFRDPLYNYNNEPIIPSKSKTDITNIGSGTQELQYPFYPGDGINYPGSPAQWFAIPPVLYDELRKWRDGSFTSLEGDYTTMDELGKHYQNQYLEAAKDPAKTALLMTRAVLETLYGGGFHPGVELTWPMRHAQMYAENSLAYANITPGNSFFGLREVRIGAATPEEQSQIFYNDFGFQMNSDDVKESISGNSNKGWLWKSTPGDLTKWMGIPWQSDAGSCQKVFLDSQYPIPAWWAANLPVDVLTEESLVAMRNSELKPETIQYVYANRLPWLMTTDTGYVGYHAEGGYMNGLINMVYKWKNVGVVAGRKSNVNGIPELVYVASESKNVKNITSVFLGKAIPAKPVRLAPPSVFYTNTREMVWIPEDLSAFLSSNLEGTGNVHVDDVFEMKINGNIVFTHDFSNNCSGRITPEAPIDITSNLQEFANSFVTIEVNYIDKCGGSEGSSEFFLIFK; encoded by the coding sequence ATGAAACTACGAATTTATCCATCTATAGGAATTGCTAGACTTGGAAATGGTCCTACGAATAAAAAAGATGTTGTTTTTACCCCAGAAGTTCCTTGGGCAAATTTATACGAAGAAAACTTAGAATTCCACACCAAAGACGGAGCCTTAAAAAAACAAGCGCAACGCTTTTATATTTACGAATGTGACGATAACGGAAAACCTATTCAAAAAATAGATCCGGCTTCTTGCGATATCGAATGGACTGTTGAAGTTGCTAATAAAAAACCTTTCTGGTATGATTTTAATAACAGTTTAGATTTATCTGTAAACACAGATAATCACAATTTAAGTCCTAATTTTTTCACTGAAAAAATTGCTCCAGGAATAAGTACCTCTAGAAGAAATCCGAATGTTCTTAACGAACAATTAATTAACGGTAAAGATTATGATTACAGAAAGGAATTGGTTAACAGTCCAGCTCCTACAACTATTACTTCTAAAAACACATCACCAGTAGCATTAGGCGGTAAATTTCCTTTTCCTTTAGAAGGACAAAACAATAGTTTTATTGCAAAAGCAATGAATTTAAATGCTAGAGATGTAAACTTAGGAGCTATTGAATACGATGAAGGATCACTTATTTTTTATCCGGGTGATGGAATTTCTGCTGCATTAAATCCTTCTGACTTAAACACAGATTTTGCTGATAACTCAAACTGGTACGATGATATTTGTGATGGAAAAGTGACTGCTAAAGTGACCATGAATGGAACAACTTACGAACTTAATGATGCTGATTCTGCTGCTTGGGTTGCTTCTGCTCCACCAGATTACGCTCCGCAAATTCAACCTTTAGCAACAATGTACGATCTTATTTGTGGTATCGCTAACGAAAGTTTTACTACAGACTTTAGTTTAATCTTCCCTGTACTTTACAGATTATATAGAATGCAATGGGTTAACTTAAGTGATTTCCTAGCACCTTCTTTTAGAGAAACTATAGATGAATTGACAACTGAAGAATTTAAAGCTTTGTACAGTAATTCTGAAGCTGCACAACCTGTTCGTAATAAGATTTTTCAATTATTTAGAGATCCATTATACAACTATAATAACGAACCAATAATCCCTAGTAAAAGCAAAACAGATATCACAAATATTGGTAGTGGAACTCAAGAATTACAATATCCGTTTTATCCTGGAGATGGAATTAATTACCCTGGAAGTCCAGCGCAATGGTTTGCTATTCCACCAGTTTTATATGATGAATTAAGAAAATGGAGAGATGGTAGCTTTACTTCATTAGAAGGAGATTATACTACCATGGACGAGCTTGGTAAACATTATCAAAATCAATATTTAGAAGCAGCTAAAGATCCAGCTAAAACAGCTTTATTAATGACTCGTGCCGTTTTAGAAACATTATATGGTGGAGGATTCCACCCTGGTGTAGAATTAACATGGCCAATGCGACATGCACAAATGTATGCTGAAAACTCTTTAGCATATGCAAATATTACTCCTGGGAATTCTTTCTTCGGATTACGCGAAGTAAGAATTGGTGCAGCTACTCCAGAAGAACAAAGTCAAATATTTTATAATGATTTTGGATTTCAAATGAATTCTGATGATGTTAAAGAATCTATCAGCGGAAATAGTAATAAGGGGTGGTTATGGAAAAGTACACCAGGTGATTTAACAAAATGGATGGGAATTCCTTGGCAATCAGATGCTGGTAGTTGCCAGAAAGTATTTTTAGATAGTCAATATCCAATTCCTGCTTGGTGGGCCGCAAATTTACCTGTAGATGTGCTTACTGAAGAAAGTTTAGTTGCCATGCGCAATTCTGAATTAAAACCTGAAACTATTCAATATGTTTATGCGAACAGACTCCCTTGGTTAATGACTACAGATACTGGCTACGTTGGTTATCATGCAGAAGGCGGATATATGAACGGCTTGATTAACATGGTATACAAATGGAAAAATGTTGGTGTGGTTGCTGGTAGAAAATCTAATGTAAACGGAATTCCAGAATTGGTTTATGTAGCTTCAGAAAGTAAAAACGTAAAAAACATAACTTCGGTATTTTTAGGAAAAGCTATTCCTGCTAAACCTGTGAGATTAGCTCCGCCAAGTGTATTCTACACAAACACAAGAGAAATGGTTTGGATTCCAGAAGACTTATCAGCATTCCTATCATCTAATCTTGAAGGAACAGGTAATGTTCATGTTGACGATGTTTTTGAAATGAAAATTAACGGTAACATTGTTTTTACTCACGATTTTAGTAATAATTGTAGTGGCAGAATCACTCCTGAAGCTCCAATTGACATCACATCAAACTTACAAGAATTTGCAAATTCATTTGTGACTATAGAAGTAAATTACATTGATAAATGTGGAGGATCTGAAGGTTCTTCAGAATTCTTTTTAATCTTCAAATAA